A single genomic interval of Bacteroidota bacterium harbors:
- a CDS encoding NADH-quinone oxidoreductase subunit M, whose protein sequence is MEHILTAIVFTPLLGVLALFFINRENANLIKTLGMAFSLLTFVVSVFLFLKFDGTNPDMQFVYKILWVESLNISYNVGVDGISLLLVMLTTFLTPLALLSSWNSITKSIRNYVMMMLLLEVGMLGVFVSLDLFLFYVFWEAMLIPMYFIIGIWGGENRIYAAIKFFIYTMFGSLLMLVAIIWLGYYASTLNGGKFTTDVLELFNIAPTIPLAIQTWMFLAFGLSFAIKVPMFPFHTWLPDAHVEAPTAGSVILAGVLLKMGTYGLVRFAIPFFPQATFEYLPYVAGLAVIGIIYGALVAMVQPDIKKLVAYSSVSHLGFVVLGLFALTEEGVQGGIIQMVNHGLSTGALFIIVGMLYDRRHTRLISEYGGISKVMPVFATMFMIVSLSSIGLPGLNGFIGEFLILIGAFKSDFLGTPAFSILAATGVILAAVYILWMFKRVMYGKITNPENQNLKDISKREITVLVPIIIFIIWIGVYPSTFLNKSAASTKQLIEKIENYRSGSQVTNVR, encoded by the coding sequence ATGGAACATATTCTAACAGCAATTGTCTTTACACCGCTTTTAGGAGTTTTAGCATTATTCTTTATCAATCGCGAAAATGCTAACCTGATAAAAACATTAGGTATGGCATTCAGTCTCCTTACTTTCGTCGTATCTGTGTTTTTGTTTTTGAAATTCGACGGCACAAATCCGGATATGCAGTTCGTTTACAAAATCCTTTGGGTCGAAAGTTTGAATATATCATATAACGTTGGTGTCGATGGTATATCGCTGCTACTCGTTATGCTGACAACTTTTCTGACTCCTTTAGCATTGCTCTCCTCCTGGAACTCCATCACCAAAAGTATCCGCAATTATGTGATGATGATGTTGCTTTTAGAAGTTGGGATGTTGGGCGTGTTTGTTTCACTCGATTTGTTTCTCTTCTATGTATTCTGGGAAGCGATGTTGATACCTATGTATTTCATAATAGGAATATGGGGCGGCGAGAATAGAATTTATGCCGCGATAAAATTTTTCATTTATACAATGTTCGGTAGTCTGCTGATGCTTGTTGCTATTATATGGCTTGGTTACTATGCTTCAACACTCAACGGCGGGAAATTTACAACCGATGTTCTTGAATTATTTAATATTGCCCCAACTATTCCGCTTGCTATTCAAACCTGGATGTTCCTCGCTTTTGGTTTAAGCTTCGCAATCAAAGTTCCGATGTTTCCGTTCCATACCTGGCTTCCCGATGCACACGTCGAAGCCCCCACGGCAGGCAGCGTTATACTTGCGGGTGTTCTGTTGAAGATGGGTACTTACGGGTTGGTCCGATTTGCCATACCATTCTTTCCACAAGCTACATTTGAATATTTACCTTATGTTGCCGGGTTAGCTGTAATCGGTATTATCTACGGAGCTCTCGTTGCGATGGTTCAGCCCGATATTAAAAAACTTGTAGCTTATTCTTCTGTCAGTCATTTAGGTTTCGTTGTACTCGGACTTTTTGCATTAACTGAAGAAGGAGTGCAAGGCGGAATAATCCAAATGGTTAACCACGGTTTATCAACCGGTGCTTTATTTATTATCGTTGGAATGTTATACGACCGCCGCCATACACGATTAATTTCTGAATACGGAGGCATCTCGAAAGTAATGCCTGTCTTTGCAACAATGTTTATGATTGTTTCACTTTCGTCAATCGGTTTGCCCGGACTCAACGGCTTTATAGGTGAGTTTTTAATTTTGATAGGCGCCTTTAAATCCGACTTTTTAGGAACACCTGCGTTCTCAATTTTAGCTGCAACCGGTGTAATATTAGCAGCAGTTTATATTTTGTGGATGTTCAAACGTGTGATGTACGGAAAGATTACAAATCCTGAAAATCAAAATTTAAAAGATATATCGAAAAGAGAAATTACCGTTCTCGTTCCCATAATTATTTTTATCATTTGGATCGGTGTATATCCTTCAACATTCTTGAACAAATCGGCAGCATCAACAAAGCAGTTGATTGAAAAGATAGAAAATTACAGAAGCGGTAGCCAAGTAACAAATGTTAGATGA
- a CDS encoding monovalent cation/H+ antiporter complex subunit F, with the protein MQNILLITTFILAAALIIPFYRVAVGPTVYDRILGSGVIGTKTIVLISLVGFIFDRFDMFVDIVLAYALLNFIGVVAIAKYLERKESQK; encoded by the coding sequence ATGCAAAATATACTTCTTATAACAACATTTATACTTGCCGCAGCACTTATTATCCCTTTTTATCGGGTTGCAGTTGGACCAACAGTCTATGACCGGATACTCGGTTCAGGTGTAATCGGAACGAAGACTATTGTCTTGATTTCGCTTGTCGGTTTTATATTCGACCGATTCGATATGTTTGTTGATATCGTGCTTGCTTATGCGTTGCTGAACTTTATCGGTGTGGTGGCAATCGCAAAATATTTAGAAAGAAAAGAATCTCAAAAATAA
- the mnhG gene encoding monovalent cation/H(+) antiporter subunit G, translated as MGIHDIIGSVFLLVGALFVLIGSVGIIRLPDFYTRIHAAGKCDTLGLALVLIGLAIHEGGTLNTVKLVLIAVFIGIANPTATHAIARAAYRLGLKPLLGDQKPDGTTEEETK; from the coding sequence ATGGGAATTCACGACATCATCGGCAGTGTTTTTCTATTGGTGGGCGCCTTGTTTGTGCTTATTGGAAGTGTTGGTATTATCCGCCTTCCCGATTTTTACACACGCATTCACGCAGCGGGGAAGTGCGACACACTTGGACTCGCTTTAGTCTTGATAGGATTAGCAATTCACGAAGGCGGAACACTCAACACAGTTAAGCTTGTTTTGATCGCCGTGTTTATAGGCATTGCAAATCCCACAGCCACACACGCCATCGCTCGTGCAGCTTACAGATTAGGACTGAAACCGTTGTTGGGCGATCAAAAACCTGACGGCACTACTGAAGAAGAAACGAAATGA
- a CDS encoding MjaI family restriction endonuclease — translation MPKEWILNSATNRFQLNFKRNVGAVSEAIRKCKPKNLEDWKTYYFENVRSKQHIGSLRSDTEVKYFILSQ, via the coding sequence ATGCCTAAAGAATGGATCCTGAACAGTGCAACCAACCGCTTTCAACTCAACTTCAAGAGAAATGTTGGTGCCGTTTCCGAAGCAATACGGAAATGTAAACCCAAAAATCTTGAAGATTGGAAAACCTACTATTTCGAAAATGTTCGGAGTAAGCAACACATCGGAAGTTTGAGGAGCGATACGGAGGTAAAGTATTTTATATTATCTCAGTGA
- a CDS encoding plasmid pRiA4b ORF-3 family protein, whose amino-acid sequence MIKKINEVYQFKITLTSSEPSIWRRILVPSHYSFWDLHVAVQDSMGWLDYHLHSFSIKDPITNSKVEIGIPDEEYDAFDRKVLADHKVKISKYFNENNRNARYEYDFGDSWIHTIKFEKIIQATVGEKYPKCIDGQMACPPEDCGGIGGYYDLLSVLSDPKNEEYNEMIEWLGGEFDPEKFDPKDISFDDPRERFKQMNED is encoded by the coding sequence ATGATTAAAAAAATAAATGAAGTGTATCAATTCAAAATTACGTTAACCAGTTCCGAACCATCAATTTGGAGAAGGATATTAGTACCTTCTCATTACTCATTTTGGGATTTACACGTAGCTGTTCAAGATTCTATGGGCTGGCTTGATTACCATCTTCATTCATTTTCAATAAAAGACCCAATAACAAATAGTAAAGTTGAAATTGGAATCCCCGATGAAGAGTATGATGCCTTTGATAGGAAAGTTTTGGCAGACCACAAAGTAAAAATATCGAAATATTTTAATGAAAATAATCGCAACGCCAGATATGAGTATGATTTTGGAGATTCTTGGATACATACAATCAAGTTTGAGAAAATCATACAAGCGACAGTTGGTGAGAAATATCCCAAATGTATTGATGGTCAAATGGCTTGTCCACCAGAAGATTGTGGCGGAATTGGTGGTTATTACGATTTATTGTCTGTCCTGAGTGATCCTAAAAATGAAGAATATAATGAAATGATTGAATGGTTAGGCGGAGAATTTGATCCAGAAAAATTTGATCCCAAAGATATATCGTTTGATGACCCGAGAGAAAGATTTAAACAAATGAATGAAGATTAA
- a CDS encoding type II toxin-antitoxin system HicA family toxin yields MKRKELVKKIERMDCIFIRHGSKHDWYQNPRTKLSQPVPRHTEIKETLAKHILKMLEDKNLV; encoded by the coding sequence ATGAAGCGAAAAGAACTCGTTAAGAAAATTGAGCGAATGGATTGCATATTCATTCGCCATGGGTCCAAACACGATTGGTACCAAAATCCAAGAACAAAGCTTTCTCAGCCGGTTCCGAGACATACTGAAATTAAAGAAACACTCGCAAAGCATATATTGAAAATGTTGGAAGACAAAAATTTAGTTTGA
- a CDS encoding MnhB domain-containing protein translates to MVQRSDSIIVGIVSRFMVPLIQLFALYVIAHGHYSPGGGFQGGALLGASVLLLRLTVGEQPSNLVFHTKFGTPMSGFGVFIYAAVGVAAMIGGGVYLDYANLPIAGMEPAALRSLGILLVETGVGIGVMATMIAIFDDLAKGDFHD, encoded by the coding sequence ATGGTTCAAAGGTCTGACAGCATAATAGTTGGTATTGTTAGCCGGTTTATGGTACCGCTCATACAGTTATTTGCGTTGTATGTAATAGCACACGGACATTATAGTCCGGGAGGCGGATTCCAGGGCGGCGCGCTTTTAGGTGCGAGCGTTTTACTTTTACGACTTACTGTCGGCGAACAACCAAGCAATCTCGTCTTCCATACCAAATTCGGAACTCCAATGAGTGGATTCGGAGTGTTTATTTATGCGGCAGTTGGTGTAGCTGCTATGATTGGCGGCGGTGTTTATCTCGATTATGCTAACCTGCCAATCGCTGGAATGGAACCGGCGGCTCTCCGCTCACTTGGAATTTTACTCGTTGAAACAGGCGTCGGCATCGGAGTTATGGCAACTATGATTGCTATCTTCGATGATTTAGCGAAGGGAGATTTCCATGACTGA
- a CDS encoding Na+/H+ antiporter subunit E — protein sequence MLDEKPKSRTPLEFDQIKRGSFKSVIVQVVILFGLWLIFSGKYDATHIGFGIIAVTIVVLINYKLSKWNLFPERGEPNVPIRIFQLPVYILWLMKEIFIASIQVAYLVVHPKMPIKPTLISFRTKLPSAVAKVILGNSITITPGTFTIDIEQDKFLVHGLVPGSAGSLENGQMQSRIMKLFSKEIKEEVKDFKYLN from the coding sequence ATGTTAGATGAAAAACCAAAATCACGCACACCCTTAGAATTTGACCAGATAAAAAGAGGGAGCTTCAAATCAGTAATCGTTCAAGTTGTTATATTGTTTGGACTGTGGTTGATATTCAGCGGCAAATACGATGCAACACATATCGGGTTTGGAATTATTGCAGTTACGATTGTAGTTTTGATTAATTACAAACTCTCCAAGTGGAATTTATTTCCGGAGAGGGGAGAGCCAAACGTTCCTATCAGAATATTTCAACTGCCAGTTTATATTTTATGGTTGATGAAAGAAATATTTATTGCAAGTATTCAGGTTGCATATTTAGTGGTCCACCCGAAAATGCCGATAAAGCCAACCTTGATTTCATTTCGCACTAAACTACCATCGGCAGTTGCAAAAGTAATTTTAGGGAACTCGATTACAATTACACCCGGAACATTCACGATAGATATTGAGCAAGATAAGTTCCTGGTTCACGGACTCGTTCCCGGCAGCGCCGGCTCACTTGAGAACGGACAGATGCAATCCCGGATTATGAAGTTATTCTCAAAAGAGATAAAAGAAGAAGTAAAAGATTTTAAGTATTTGAATTAA
- a CDS encoding DNA methyltransferase, translated as MATHHKIIIGDSRRMTELPDESVHLVITSPPYWQLKDYGDEKQLGFHDSYETYINNLNLVWSECFRVLQPCCRLCVNIGDQFARAVYYGRYKVIPIRTEITKFCEAIGMDYMGAIIWQKVTTTNTTGGATIMGSFPYPRNGILKIDYEFILIFKKLGDTPKVSTEAKELSKLTTEEWNTYFAGHWNFSGEKQDKHLAMFPEELPRRLIRMFSFVGDTVLDPFLGSGTTSLAAKNLSRNSIGYEINNEFIPIIRNKLKVTERDIFGDATYEFANQKPYNEDLTKLIDSLPYIFSDPHKLDKKIDPRKLKFGSKIENGDIDERIEFYSVKEIVSPEVLKLNNGFSVRLIGVTEEPLHREQAIAFLTEKTRGQRVFLKFDKDKYDDVGNLLSYVYLKNKTFLNSHLIKSGLVSLDTHRDYKYRNKFQNLLDQTNA; from the coding sequence ATGGCAACTCACCACAAAATAATCATCGGCGACTCACGAAGGATGACTGAACTTCCTGATGAATCAGTTCACCTCGTAATAACTTCGCCACCGTACTGGCAACTCAAAGACTATGGAGATGAGAAGCAATTGGGTTTTCACGATTCCTATGAAACTTATATTAACAACCTTAATCTCGTTTGGAGCGAATGCTTCCGCGTTCTTCAACCATGTTGCCGACTTTGCGTAAATATTGGGGACCAGTTTGCACGGGCTGTTTATTATGGGCGCTACAAAGTAATACCAATCAGAACCGAAATAACCAAGTTTTGCGAAGCTATCGGAATGGATTATATGGGTGCGATTATCTGGCAAAAAGTGACGACAACGAATACAACTGGCGGTGCAACAATAATGGGATCGTTTCCCTATCCACGAAATGGTATCCTCAAAATTGACTATGAATTCATTTTAATTTTCAAAAAATTAGGCGACACCCCGAAGGTAAGCACTGAGGCGAAAGAACTCTCTAAGCTCACAACCGAAGAATGGAATACCTACTTTGCGGGGCACTGGAATTTCAGTGGTGAGAAACAAGATAAACACCTTGCAATGTTTCCCGAGGAACTTCCTCGCAGACTGATTAGAATGTTTTCATTTGTCGGTGATACTGTTCTTGATCCTTTTCTTGGCAGCGGAACAACATCACTTGCCGCAAAGAACCTCAGTAGAAACTCAATAGGGTACGAGATTAATAATGAATTTATTCCGATTATCAGGAATAAACTTAAAGTTACTGAGCGTGATATCTTCGGTGATGCAACTTATGAATTTGCCAATCAGAAACCATACAACGAGGATTTAACTAAACTGATTGATTCGTTACCCTACATTTTTTCTGATCCGCATAAACTAGATAAGAAAATTGATCCACGTAAGTTGAAGTTTGGCTCGAAGATTGAAAACGGTGATATCGATGAAAGAATAGAATTTTATAGTGTTAAAGAAATTGTCAGTCCTGAAGTACTTAAACTTAATAATGGATTTTCTGTCCGTTTGATTGGTGTTACTGAGGAACCGTTGCATCGGGAACAAGCTATAGCATTTCTAACTGAAAAAACAAGAGGGCAGAGAGTGTTCTTGAAATTCGACAAGGATAAGTATGATGATGTGGGAAATCTTCTTTCCTATGTTTACCTGAAGAACAAAACTTTTCTCAATTCCCACCTAATTAAAAGCGGGCTTGTTTCTCTTGATACACACCGAGACTACAAGTACCGTAACAAATTTCAGAATCTATTGGATCAAACGAATGCCTAA
- a CDS encoding GxxExxY protein, whose product MNENELSNIVIGCAIEVHKSLGPGLLESAYKECLAYKIKQEGLFVEKEKPLPLVFEEVKLDCGYRVDLLVEHKLMVEIKSVEAINDIHLAQVLTYLKLSGCKLGLLLNFNVVRLKDGIKRVIL is encoded by the coding sequence ATGAATGAAAACGAATTATCGAATATTGTAATTGGTTGTGCAATCGAAGTTCATAAATCTTTAGGGCCAGGTTTATTAGAGTCGGCTTATAAAGAGTGCTTAGCGTATAAAATAAAACAAGAAGGTCTATTTGTTGAAAAGGAAAAACCGCTACCACTTGTATTTGAAGAAGTGAAGTTAGATTGCGGTTATCGAGTTGATTTGTTAGTAGAACATAAATTAATGGTTGAGATTAAATCGGTTGAAGCTATTAATGATATTCATCTAGCACAAGTTCTAACTTACCTTAAATTATCAGGGTGTAAATTAGGACTCCTGTTGAATTTCAATGTCGTTCGTTTGAAAGATGGAATTAAAAGAGTAATATTATAA
- a CDS encoding cation:proton antiporter subunit C — MTDFFIGHMAYYFIIALLIIGLWGMLFKKNLVKKLIGMNILQASIIIFYVASASKYKATVPVIDSRLGAINPADYINPLPHTLMLTAIVVSVATTGVALALLIVIYKRFKTLNEDELLERMK; from the coding sequence ATGACTGATTTTTTTATCGGGCACATGGCATACTATTTCATCATCGCATTGTTGATAATTGGATTGTGGGGAATGCTCTTCAAGAAAAACCTTGTGAAAAAGTTAATCGGGATGAATATCCTTCAAGCATCCATCATCATCTTTTATGTTGCGAGTGCTTCGAAGTATAAGGCGACAGTTCCGGTTATCGACTCGCGTCTCGGCGCAATTAATCCTGCCGATTATATCAATCCACTACCACACACACTTATGCTTACTGCAATTGTTGTCAGTGTCGCAACTACCGGTGTTGCATTAGCTTTGTTGATTGTAATTTATAAAAGATTCAAAACATTGAACGAGGATGAACTTCTGGAACGGATGAAATGA
- a CDS encoding type II toxin-antitoxin system HicB family antitoxin, producing MEKKRYIYWQDEDMWVGYLEEYPDYMTQGETLEELKENLTDIYKDLTNGAIPHVRKAAELEVA from the coding sequence ATGGAAAAAAAACGATACATTTATTGGCAAGACGAAGATATGTGGGTAGGATATCTTGAGGAATACCCTGATTATATGACGCAAGGTGAAACGCTGGAGGAACTCAAAGAGAATTTAACAGACATCTATAAGGATTTGACTAACGGAGCGATCCCACATGTCAGAAAAGCGGCTGAACTTGAAGTTGCATGA
- a CDS encoding monovalent cation/H+ antiporter subunit D family protein, with the protein MIFEHFPILIPLPLLLGAMIAAPLGVWKRDLAYPIALFATGVSLFFAVSGLIFVLNTGTHHYHLGSWAPPIGIEYVVDALSGFVAVIVVGIGFLVMIYSHRSLQRELPNKEVPFHSVSLLFLAGLSGMVVTGDLFNLYVFLEIASLSAYALVSVGEKRAPVAAFRYLLLGTIGASFYLLGLGYLYLVTGSLNMLDTARIIPLLQEHGLVLVALTLMIVGIGLKMAMFPLHLWLPDAYTYAPSAGSAYLAPIATKVSAYVLIRILFTVFEPAFVRDEFSFTTVIAWLSAVGIIWGSVMAIAQKDLKRMLAYSSVSQIGYIGLGIGLANPLGFIGAVLHIMNHAVMKATLFLVSGNIFYRLGFTEISKFDDKLRKKMPVTSVAFVIAALSMIGIPPTAGFFSKWYLVLGSIDAGNWIFVFVIALSSLLNVVYFFRIIEKMYISKTKNLSESPVEEITIKEAPVSMLVPTLILAIAVIVLGLLNAVIVDSVIKSAMPRGL; encoded by the coding sequence ATGATTTTTGAACACTTCCCAATTTTAATTCCACTACCTTTACTTTTAGGTGCAATGATTGCAGCTCCACTCGGAGTTTGGAAACGCGACCTCGCTTATCCGATTGCTTTATTTGCCACAGGGGTTTCTTTATTCTTTGCCGTTTCGGGTTTGATATTCGTTTTGAACACAGGCACGCATCATTATCATTTAGGAAGTTGGGCGCCGCCAATAGGGATTGAATATGTTGTTGATGCACTCTCTGGATTCGTTGCAGTGATTGTAGTTGGTATTGGTTTTTTAGTGATGATTTATTCTCACAGATCGCTTCAAAGAGAATTGCCAAATAAGGAAGTACCGTTTCATTCTGTGTCATTACTGTTTCTTGCCGGCTTAAGCGGGATGGTTGTAACCGGTGATTTGTTCAACTTGTATGTGTTTTTAGAAATTGCCTCACTTTCAGCTTATGCACTTGTTTCTGTGGGGGAGAAGCGGGCGCCCGTGGCTGCATTCCGGTATCTTTTATTAGGAACTATCGGTGCTTCGTTTTACCTGTTAGGTTTGGGATATCTTTATCTCGTTACCGGCTCTCTCAATATGCTCGATACCGCGAGAATAATTCCTTTGCTTCAGGAACACGGACTCGTTCTCGTCGCACTTACATTGATGATAGTAGGAATCGGTTTGAAGATGGCAATGTTTCCGTTACACTTATGGCTTCCCGACGCTTACACTTATGCACCATCTGCCGGCAGTGCCTATCTTGCGCCGATTGCAACGAAAGTTTCAGCTTACGTATTGATTAGAATTTTATTCACCGTTTTTGAACCGGCTTTTGTGCGTGATGAGTTTTCGTTTACCACCGTTATTGCTTGGCTTTCAGCAGTCGGAATAATCTGGGGGTCGGTTATGGCAATTGCTCAGAAAGATTTGAAGCGGATGCTTGCTTACAGTTCAGTTAGTCAGATCGGTTATATAGGTTTAGGAATTGGTTTGGCAAACCCGCTAGGATTTATCGGTGCAGTTTTGCATATAATGAACCACGCAGTTATGAAGGCAACTCTTTTTTTAGTGAGTGGGAATATTTTTTATAGATTGGGATTTACTGAAATCTCAAAGTTTGATGATAAACTTCGCAAAAAGATGCCGGTTACTTCGGTAGCATTTGTAATAGCGGCACTCTCGATGATTGGGATTCCACCTACGGCAGGATTTTTCAGTAAGTGGTATTTAGTTTTAGGAAGTATTGATGCGGGCAATTGGATTTTTGTTTTTGTGATTGCACTATCGAGTTTGTTGAATGTGGTTTACTTTTTTAGAATTATAGAAAAGATGTATATATCAAAAACGAAGAACCTATCTGAAAGTCCTGTAGAAGAAATTACGATCAAAGAAGCGCCTGTTTCGATGTTGGTTCCGACTTTGATACTAGCAATCGCGGTTATCGTTTTAGGATTGTTGAATGCTGTTATAGTTGATAGTGTAATCAAGTCAGCAATGCCGAGGGGGTTATAA
- a CDS encoding YqaJ viral recombinase family protein: protein MTIGFFFDLFKGRTRSKPEQGGFERNKDYRERVSREDKEHIIEDTTGSGTPARENPSLSRPFAAEPLVVRCFDASLPMNTYFIIVELQQGTREWLEWRHKGIGASDASTIMGENHFKSAAKLLQEKRGPAPRDSFQNEAMALGTRLEPEARKRYIAKTGRDVSPACLQSTRYDWLRASLDGLATNHDAVVEIKCGDSVYRRASQSRSVPDYYFGQMQHILAVTGLDSLDFWCYWPGHPELLLPVERDDAYIERLLNRELEFWNHVQRNA from the coding sequence ATGACAATTGGATTTTTCTTTGATCTCTTCAAAGGTCGCACTAGGTCCAAGCCTGAACAAGGCGGGTTCGAGCGTAACAAGGATTATCGCGAAAGGGTCTCCCGTGAGGATAAGGAGCACATTATAGAGGACACCACCGGCTCTGGAACCCCAGCAAGGGAGAATCCTTCTTTAAGCCGGCCGTTTGCGGCTGAGCCGCTGGTAGTTAGGTGTTTCGACGCGTCTCTGCCTATGAATACTTATTTCATCATCGTTGAACTCCAACAAGGAACGCGCGAATGGCTGGAGTGGCGTCACAAGGGAATTGGTGCTTCAGACGCTTCGACCATCATGGGCGAGAATCACTTCAAGAGTGCCGCAAAACTACTGCAAGAGAAGCGCGGACCAGCACCACGAGACTCTTTCCAGAATGAAGCTATGGCTCTCGGCACGCGGCTTGAGCCCGAAGCTCGCAAGCGCTACATCGCCAAGACTGGGAGAGATGTGAGTCCCGCTTGCCTTCAGAGCACACGATATGACTGGCTGCGCGCGAGTCTCGATGGCCTCGCCACCAACCACGATGCGGTAGTCGAAATCAAATGCGGCGATTCTGTTTATCGGAGAGCCTCACAATCTCGTTCTGTCCCCGATTATTACTTCGGTCAGATGCAGCACATCTTGGCGGTCACCGGTCTCGATTCGCTCGACTTTTGGTGTTACTGGCCTGGCCACCCCGAATTGCTGCTGCCTGTCGAGCGAGACGACGCTTATATCGAACGTCTCCTGAATAGAGAACTTGAATTTTGGAACCATGTCCAACGAAACGCCTAA
- a CDS encoding DUF4040 domain-containing protein, translating to MIWQLELIIYLLLIASAIVALRVKDLLAAIVVLSVYSFGSAFLFAILGAVDVGFTEAVVGAGITGILFLAALYYTTRKSVD from the coding sequence ATGATCTGGCAGCTTGAATTAATAATATATTTGCTTCTAATTGCATCTGCTATTGTTGCATTGCGAGTAAAGGATTTGTTAGCCGCGATTGTAGTGTTGTCTGTTTATAGTTTTGGTTCTGCATTTTTATTTGCAATTTTAGGCGCAGTTGACGTCGGCTTCACTGAAGCAGTCGTTGGCGCTGGTATTACAGGTATACTGTTCTTGGCAGCTTTGTATTATACAACCAGAAAATCTGTTGATTGA